A genome region from Triticum aestivum cultivar Chinese Spring chromosome 2B, IWGSC CS RefSeq v2.1, whole genome shotgun sequence includes the following:
- the LOC123043125 gene encoding dihydrolipoyllysine-residue acetyltransferase component 3 of pyruvate dehydrogenase complex, mitochondrial: protein MAPSDGPGGDPAAGEGVTLSDHRARPSMRDRPAAAGECEADGVAEEAAARRGCYPNPAPRGCYPNPAPRGCYPNPAPRGKQVVVEETSGKGAPADGVQDVVQRLGLCRHPARRRPLQFGECTSAAGAEEAVRTCSQIGPAASCAPVASGGRGGGGGRGDRGVYIDGCTSRPQASKLAPTSDPAPKGQARSEIEWMEDGYLAKIVHADCANVIKVGQVICWILEEEGDIDKCKGYKPSAAHVSKATREPPKPNNEVQLSSVKGTGPDGGILKADIEDYLDAPAAPSESKAAQEPAEPKVEEKVPAKDNNVSLGGVNGNSTCSRTLINRVPSAVPGINSSLPCGRVASASSFSSCAASVAKGGKSESFAASGLDCTYIPNAQIRKVTADRLLASKQTIPHYYLTVDTPVDKLIKLRGELNPLQEASGGKKISKDLVRKDADKTGLPTIGEEVKQLAQRARDNSLKPQDYEAFSDFPDFFCSDKGGYPGSSNGKCNYISKMNFYLRAGSMSDDMMLVSDGEESSNYSLRFEELKGFKNSSNNSKGLVQKVDSDYYTEGVSQVFLHLCGTTISHQENLYTSNVNMLMKAACDKVGVKSKDF from the exons ATGGCGCCGTCCGACGGTCCCGGCGGCGACCCGGCGGCGGGGGAGGGCGTCACCCTCTCCGACCACCGCGCGCGCCCGTCCATGCGCGACAGGCCCGCCGCGGCGGGCGAGTGCGAGGCCGACGGCGTCGCGGAGGAGGCCGCGGCGAGGCGCGGCTGCTACCCCAACCCAGCTCCCCGCGGCTGCTACCCCAACCCCGCTCCCCGCGGCTGCTACCCCAACCCAGCTCCCCGCGGCAAGCAGGTCGTGGTGGAGGAGACGAGCGGCAAGGGCGCGCCCGCCGATGGCGTCCAGGACGTCGTCCAGAGGCTCGGGCTCTGCCGCCACCCCGCTCGCCGACGCCCTCTACAGTTCGGCGAGTGCACCTCCGCAGCCGGCGCCGAGGAGGCCGTGCGGACGTGCTCGCAGATCGGCCCCGCGGCGTCCTGCGCCCCGGTGGCTAGTGGAGGGAGAGGAGGCGGAGGGGGTCGCGGTGACAGGGGCGTGTACATCGACGGCTGCACCTCAAGGCCGCAGGCTTCCAAGCTCGCGCCAACAAGCGATCCCGCGCCCAAG GGGCAAGCCAGATCTGAGATAGAATGGATGGAAGACGGCTATCTTGCTAAAATTGTTCATGCTGATTGTGCCAACGTGATTAAAGTTGGTCAG GTAATTTGTTGGATTCTGGAAGAAGAAGGTGACATCGATAAGTGCAAAGGTTACAAACCGTCGGCTGCACATGTATCAAAGGCTACGCGAGAACCTCCCAAGCCTAACAAT GAGGTCCAACTGTCAAGTGTAAAAGGCACCGGTCCTGACGGTGGTATTCTCAAGGCAGACATTGAAGATTACTTGG ATGCGCCTGCAGCTCCTTCAGAATCAAAGGCTGCACAAGAACCTGCAGAGCCAAAAGTGGAGGAGAAAGTACCTGCCAAGGATAACAAT GTGTCCCTAGGAGGAGTAAACGGAAACTCCACCTGTAGCAGAACACTCATCAACCGTGTCCCAAGTGCTGTTCCTGGCATCAATAGTTCATTGCCATG TGGGCGGGTAGCTTCAGCAAGCTCTTTCTCAAGTTGTGCAG CTTCTGTAGCCAAGGGTGGCAAGAGCGAGTCTTTTGCAGCTTCAGGATTAGATTGCACTTATATTCCAAATGCGCAGATAAGAAAG GTTACTGCAGACCGTCTCTTAGCCTCTAAACAAACCATCCCACATTACTACTTGACAGTTGACACACCCGTCGACAAACTTATCAA GTTGCGAGGGGAACTGAACCCACTGCAGGAAgcatctggtggaaagaagatatCTAAAGACCTTGTTAGAAAG GATGCAGACAAGACAGGACTTCCTACAATCGGTGAGGAGGTGAAGCAGTTGGCTCAAAGAGCGAGGGATAACAGCTTAAAACCACAGGACTATGAG GCATTTAGTGATTTTCCAGATTTTTTCTGTAGTGATAAGGGAGGCTACCCTGGGTCTAGTAATGGAAAATGCAATTATATCTCGAAG ATGAATTTTTATCTCAGGGCTGGCTCCATGAGTGATGATATGATGCTAGTTTCTGATGGAGAGGAATCAAGTAATTATTCTCTTCGATTTGAAGAGTTAAAG GGTTTTAAGAATTCCTCCAACAACTCAAAGGGCCTAGTGCAGAAGGTAGACAGCGACTATTATACTGAG GGAgtttctcaggtgtttctacatctCTGTGGCACAACAATTTCTCATCAGGAAAATCTGTACACTTCAAATGTGAATATGTTAATGAAGGCGGCATGTGATAAAGTGGGTGTAAAATCCAAGGATTTTTAG
- the LOC123043126 gene encoding uncharacterized protein: MARSMVLLDREIDFTPHDEALSGRQFRWGFWEGRGLQTREARSDEVIKYLRTFKARAVVDNPPELSFLHILVPPQSLPLPPPFMDLDSGRISSTDKNLVALYAGGYRPGSSLSGGYLIYDARKDSLSVIPRLPSDDLHGVMGHQSAVVMCDAQGEGYVLAELIKKGFSQAGVWLWKSSAPQPEWVSLPGSHPLPSSRFTVDLCFSYRGSTLCWVDLLKGMFLCDLNQDCDNKFSFIKLPLDCPALDCNLEESSFINKFCTRPEEFRSMACVCDHIKLVSLDESGLELSVWTLLTDHSDWIETSKYNVDKIWANVNYQSTVLRQLIPSLPVLSIHEDGVVYLVVNDESIVDHRLDHKGQYLLRVDMKSNEIQISPQPTRRICYQLFASEFSAYRQHLQD; the protein is encoded by the coding sequence ATGGCCCGTTCCATGGTTCTGCTCGACCGCGAGATTGATTTCACCCCCCACGATGAGGCGCTATCCGGCCGACAGTTCCGGTGGGGATTctgggaaggaagaggactacaaACCCGCGAAGCCAGGAGTGATGAAGTCATCAAGTACCTGCGGACCTTCAAGGCCCGCGCAGTCGTCGACAATCCGCCGGAGCTCTCCTTCCTCCACATACTGGTGCCGCCGCAATCCCTCCCGCTCCCGCCTCCATTCATGGACCTGGACTCGGGCCGCATCTCCAGCACGGACAAGAACCTGGTCGCCCTTTACGCCGGCGGGTACCGCCCTGGCTCTAGTTTGTCGGGAGGCTATCTCATCTACGACGCCAGGAAGGACTCCCTCTCCGTCATCCCCCGTCTCCCCTCCGACGACTTGCATGGAGTCATGGGGCACCAGTCGGCCGTCGTCATGTGCGACGCCCAAGGGGAGGGCTACGTTCTTGCCGAGCTCATCAAGAAAGGATTCTCCCAGGCCGGGGTCTGGCTGTGGAAGTCGTCCGCCCCACAACCAGAATGGGTCTCGTTACCCGGGAGCCATCCCCTTCCATCCAGCAGATTCACCGTTGACTTGTGCTTCTCTTACCGGGGCTCTACCCTTTGCTGGGTGGATCTGCTCAAAGGCATGTTCCTCTGTGATCTCAACCAAGACTGCGACAACAAGTTCAGCTTTATCAAGCTGCCACTAGACTGTCCAGCCCTGGATTGCAACTTAGAGGAGTCCAGCTTTATCAACAAGTTCTGCACCCGCCCAGAGGAGTTCCGTTCCATGGCCTGTGTTTGTGACCACATCAAGCTTGTCTCCTTGGATGAATCTGGATTGGAACTCTCGGTCTGGACTCTGTTGACTGATCACTCAGACTGGATCGAAACCTCCAAGTACAATGTTGATAAAATCTGGGCAAACGTCAACTATCAGTCTACTGTTTTGAGACAGCTTATTCCGTCTCTTCCTGTCCTGAGCATCCATGAAGACGGGGTTGTCTACTTGGTCGTGAATGATGAAAGCATCGTGGACCATCGACTAGATCATAAAGGCCAGTATTTGCTTCGTGTTGACATGAAGAGTAACGAGATCCAGATCTCTCCACAGCCTACAAGGCGTATTTGTTACCAACTCTTTGCCAGCGAGTTCAGTGCGTACCGACAGCATTTACAGGATTGA